In Erigeron canadensis isolate Cc75 chromosome 1, C_canadensis_v1, whole genome shotgun sequence, a single window of DNA contains:
- the LOC122585915 gene encoding syntaxin-125-like: MNDLFSNSFKQCQDNDLEAGGGGGNDTGELDKFFQDVENVKEDMAGVDKLYKRLQEANEESKTVHNAKNMKQLRAKMDSDVEQVLKRVRVIKGKIEALDKSNIANRKLLGCGPGSSADRTRTSVVSGLGKKLKSMMDDFQSLRSRMNEEYKETVARRYFTITGERANDELIENLISNGEGEDFMQKAIQDQGRGQIMDTISEIQERHDSVKEIEKNLIELHQVFLDMAALVEAQGQQLNDIESHVSHASSFVHRGTEQLVEARELQKNSRKCTMIAIFLVIIFVIVVLYPIWFPMLINSI, encoded by the coding sequence ATGAATGACTTATTCTCCAATTCATTTAAACAATGTCAAGATAATGATTTGGAGGCTGGAGGAGGTGGTGGGAATGACACAGGGGAACTTGACAAGTTCTTCCAAGATGTCGAGAATGTCAAGGAAGACATGGCCGGGGTAGACAAACTCTACAAGAGGTTACAAGAGGCAAATGAGGAAAGCAAGACGGTCCATAATGCCAAGAACATGAAACAACTCAGAGCCAAGATGGACTCTGACGTTGAGCAAGTGTTGAAGCGTGTGAGAGTCATTAAGGGAAAGATTGAGGCACTTGATAAGTCTAATATCGCCAATCGCAAGCTCCTTGGTTGTGGGCCTGGCTCGTCAGCTGACAGGACACGAACATCTGTTGTTAGTGGTTTGGGGAAAAAGCTTAAATCCATGATGGATGACTTTCAATCCCTGCGATCCCGTATGAACGAAGAGTACAAGGAAACTGTCGCAAGAAGATACTTCACCATCACGGGTGAGAGGGCAAATGATGAGTTGATTGAAAATCTTATCTCTAATGGCGAAGGTGAAGATTTCATGCAAAAGGCAATCCAAGATCAAGGTCGAGGTCAAATTATGGACACTATCTCTGAAATTCAAGAAAGGCATGATTCTGTgaaagaaatagaaaaaaacttGATTGAACTCCATCAAGTTTTCTTGGACATGGCCGCACTAGTTGAGGCCCAAGGGCAACAATTGAATGATATCGAGAGCCACGTGTCTCACGCTAGTTCATTCGTGCACCGTGGGACTGAACAACTAGTTGAAGCCAGAGAGTTGCAAAAGAACTCGAGGAAATGCACCATGATCGCCATTTTCCTTGTTATCATATTTGTTATCGTCGTACTTTACCCAATTTGGTTCCCAATGTTGATAAATAGCATCTAA